The following coding sequences are from one Cercospora beticola chromosome 4, complete sequence window:
- a CDS encoding mitochondrial 37S ribosomal protein mS23 (BUSCO:EOG09264X41) yields the protein MGRYSFATQNVQKTASQLLHVNRIPAPPPWYQAIANTPPSTRLTRPPLQRSNAPNKKSNRKSSRLFKPLSIKYTEDQLRWEYFNDHPWELARPRVVLEDNGRDREVYDWSIPLDYSLRRPRVGARDEFGRGTAEWEEVMKVQGSRPINGEAVVQRWQYLLTHTEMTQAAAYDQARKELYRYRHHREVEARVAREEAQATGAYFGLGPLEVGDLLEDKAFEDWKQWAIKQTQELKAMQSSAYTGAEDGAELQLEEPEADAALQEVSSSVPASRAGQTARGGAPVRP from the exons ATGGGCCGCTACTCCTTCGCCACACAGAACGTGCAAAAGACCGCCTCACAACTCCTCCACGTCAATCGCATTCCCGCTCCACCGCCGTGGTACCAAGCCATCGCCAACACACCACCCTCCACACGCCTCACGCGCCCACCTCTGCAGCGATCCAATGCGCCCAACAAAAAGTCCAATCGGAAATCATCACGCCTTTTCAAACCTTTGAGCATCAAATATACTGAAGACCAATTGCGATGGGAGTACTTCAATGACCACCCATGGGAGTTGGCGAGGCCGAGAGTGGTTCTGGAAGACAATGGGCGAGACCGAGAAGTGTATGACTGGAGCATACCCCTAGACTACAGCCTGCGAAGACCTCGAGTGGGAGCCCGTGATGAGTTCGGGAGGGGCACAGCGGAATGGGAAGAAGTGATGAAAGTGCAAGGGAGTAGACCGATTAATGGTGAAGC CGTCGTCCAACGTTGGCAATATCTCTTAACACACACCGAAATGAcccaagcagcagcatacGACCAAGCGAGAAAAGAGCTATACCGGTATCGACATCACCGAGAGGTGGAAGCACGAGtagcaagagaagaagcacaagcaaCAGGCGCATACTTCGGTCTTGGACCATTAGAAGTAGGCGATCTATTAGAAGACAAAGCATTCGAGGACTGGAAGCAATGGGCCATCAAGCAGACACAAGAGCTGAAGGCAATGCAAAGTAGCGCCTATACCGGAGCTGAAGACGGCGCAGAACTACAGCTAGAAGAGCCAGAAGCTGATGCAGCGTTGCAAGAAGTGTCAAGTAGTGTACCTGCCAGCAGAGCCGGGCAGACAGCAAGAGGTGGAGCACCTGTAAGACCGTAG
- a CDS encoding uncharacterized protein (BUSCO:EOG09263CUQ): protein MSAANTPVDATKSASKSKKKKNSKKKANGQANAVNGAAQTNGAGVDHVADDDADDEPSRPQSPSAGIKSDTTDAQQPSDMPPASSKAQTKSEQTPIQNGTHKTADDPVDDDEDEDDDGKDGEEPEQSTSGSPTDTSARLDAMQQERDSLRAEVTQLRKSLESLREKHNEELTGVKEELEQTQEGKEQAETQYRNLLGKVNTIRSQLGERLKADAAELETAREKIDELEKSNGTAQAENERLQQQITDLNSKLESQAAEVDTLRSRTNLSTSNWAKERDEMVQREAALREEYEVARQAMQDWEILATEERSRREALDEKTQELEDQLHAQREAYERAQSEANTQSNTVDGLQRALRDLQEERKRELREMVEQSQSQLDALRTQAKEAEETAASLKTELETTQAELARAAPFEKEVKEKNLLIGKLRHEAVILNDHLTKALRFLKRGKPEDNVDRQLVTNHFLHFLALDRSDPKKFQVLQLIAALLGWDESQREQAGLVRTGSNVSSTSGSLRVPLSPFRRTPSTPTLGEFIPDSPGGASRESLAELWSDFLEREAEQGTSGSSRRPSIASSRGGMRSPSIGGVMSPTSESGKAGPFNGGSLRGVPDAQHQRKASQSSIAVLGGKPEGAGPAK from the exons ATGTCCGCCGCCAACACGCCCGTCGATGCAACAAAATCAG cgagcaagagcaagaagaagaagaacagcaagaagaaggccaacgGCCAGGCAAACGCGGTCAATGGCGCGGCACAGACCAATGGCGCCGGCGTCGATCATGTagccgacgacgatgctgaCGACGAGCCATCACGACCCCAATCCCCGAGC GCAGGAATAAAATCCGACACGACAGACGCGCAGCAACCCTCCGATATGCCTCCCGCGTCGTCGAAAGCTCAAACCAAGTCTGAGCAGACGCCCATACAGAATGGTACACATAAAACCGCAGACGACCCcgtcgatgacgacgaagatgaggacgatgatggcaaagATGGGGAGGAGCCGGAGCAGTCGACATCAGGATCGCCGACTGATACCTCCGCGCGACTCGACGCCATGCAACAGGAACGTGACAGCTTAAGAGCAGAAGTGACACAGTTGCGGAAGTCGCTCGAGAGCTTACGAGAGAAGCACAATGAAGAGTTGACTGGCGTgaaggaggagctcgagcagACACAAGAGGGAAAAGAGCAGGCCGAAACGCAGTATCGCAATCTTCTGGGCAAAGTGAACACTATTCGCTCCCAGCTAGGAGAGAGGTTGAAGGCCGATGCCGCTGAGTTGGAGACGGCCCGGGAAAAGATTGACGAGCTGGAGAAGTCCAACGGCACAGCACAGGCCGAGAACGAGCGCCTCCAGCAACAGATCACCGACCTCAACAGCAAGCTAGAATCGCAAGCGGCCGAGGTGGACACGTTGCGCAGTCGCACAAATCTCTCGACTAGTAATTGGGCGAAAGAGCGCGATGAAATGGTGCAACGTGAAGCGGCTCTGCGGGAGGAGTACGAGGTCGCGAGGCAGGCAATGCAGGACTGGGAAATTCTGGCAACAGAAGAACGTTCGAGGCGAGAAGCTCTAGATGAGAAGACGCAGGAGCTCGAGGATCAGCTGCATGCACAACGAGAGGCATACGAGCGTGCTCAATCCGAAGCCAACACGCAATCGAATACAGTGGACGGTCTCCAACGCGCCCTGCGTGACCTGCAAGAAGAGCGGAAACGGGAGTTACGAGAGATGGTGGAGCAGTCACAATCGCAGCTTGATGCGCTGCGCACCCAGGCAaaagaagccgaagagaCAGCGGCATCGCTCAAGACTGAGCTGGAAACGACACAGGCTGAACTTGCAAGAGCTGCGCCGTTCGAGAAAGAGGTCAAAGAGAAAAACCTGCTGATTGGCAAGCTCCGGCACGAGGCTGTCATCCTTAACGACCATCTCACCAAAGCGCTTCGCTTCCTGAAGCGTGGCAAGCCAGAGGACAATGTCGATCGCCAGCTGGTGACCAACCACTTTCTGCATTTCCTGGCTTTGGATCGAAGCGACCCGAAAAAGTTCCAAGTGCTGCAGCTGATCGCGGCTCTCTTGGGCTGGGACGAATCACAACGGGAGCAAGCAGGTCTAGTCCGGACCGGCAGTAACGTCAGCTCAACAAGTGGTAGCTTGCGAGTACCATTATCACCCTTCCGGCGGACACCATCGACGCCGACTCTAGGTGAATTCATCCCAGACAGCCCAGGTGGCGCGAGTCGAGAAAGTCTGGCGGAGCTCTGGAGTGACTTCTTAGAGCGAGAGGCTGAGCAGGGCACTTCTGGTAGCTCTCGCAGACCCAGCATTGCCAGCTCTCGAGGTGGCATGAGGAGTCCGAGCATTGGAGGCGTGATGAGTCCTACGAGTGAAAGCGGAAAAGCAGGACCATTCAACGGGGGCAGCTTGCGCGGCGTGCCAGACGCCCAGCACCAGAGGAAAGCGAGTCAGAGCTCTATAGCTGTCTTGGGAGGCAAGCCAGAGGGTGCTGGACCGGCGAAGTAG
- a CDS encoding uncharacterized protein (BUSCO:EOG0926578E), which produces MVELRKRKEAPPPPPPAKKRAPSKSKAKKDAPKAESAEAAKAPEVAVDDAPAPAEAAPKETSSAKAGPPKVGDSIELDGFGGEVQTHSEQATSLAKLVEESKAGVVLFTYPKASTPGCTTQVCLFRDAYDDLTAAGLSIYGLSNDSPKANKNFVEKQKLQYPLLCDPKQTLIGAIGLKKAPKGTTRGVFVVDKSGKVLAAEPGGPAPTLEVVKKVVASFGGDAGSDGIKKAEDKVDGEDKAAAETAADVADTAAKLVDGEDSKL; this is translated from the exons ATGGTTGAGCTCCGCaagagaaaggaagctccgcctccgcccccTCCGGCAAAGAAGCGCGCGCCATCCAAGTCCAAAGCAAAGAAGGACGCGCCAAAGGCAGAGTCGGCTGAAGCTGCCAAAGCACCTGAGGTCGCTGTGGACGACGCGCCTGCTCCAGCCGAGGCTGCCCCCAAGGAGACGTCGTCTGCAAAGGCCGGTCCTCCAAAGGTTGGTGacagcatcgagctcgatggctttggcggTGAAGTCCAGACGCACAGTGAGCAGGCGACCTCGCTCGCCAAGTTGGTAGAGGAGAGTAAGGCCGGAGTGGTACTCTTCACATACCCAAAGGCCAGCACACCAGGAT GCACTACACAAGTCTGCCTGTTCCGTGATGCATACGACGACCTCACAGCAGCCGGGTTGAGCATCTACGGCTTGAGCAATGACTCGCCCAAGGCCAACAAGAACTTCgtcgagaagcagaagctgcagTATCCCTTGCTTTGCGACCCGAAGCAGACACTGATAGGCGCCATTGGACTGAAGAAGGCGCCGAAGGGCACCACTCGAGGCGTGTTTGTGGTCGACAAGAGCGGGAAGGTACTGGCCGCGGAGCCAGGGGGACCGGCGCCAACATTGGAGGTGGTCAAGAAGGTCGTTGCCAGTTTTGGCGGAGACGCCGGATCTGATGGCAtcaagaaggccgaggacAAAGTGGATGGTGAGGACAAGGCTGCGGCTGAGACAGCGGCGGATGTTGCTGACACGGCGGCGAAGCTTGTTGACGGAGAAGACTCGAAGTTGTGA
- a CDS encoding uncharacterized protein (BUSCO:EOG09260TDY): MSSRALRKLQREKEEQETLKRLEQEAKALEEEKQSEDDEPLPAAKKSAFELLQEQEEANEDEDEEEDDGSAEEPESIATAPVQTAPKSTANKKKKRKKKGKKAADERTNGHTESNQASDLDDIDAALKELSTKGNSSQHLTAAGVDPALDEANRLLAIDSAHLHASNEMRRLFGRAALEGDREDAGPPRAAMGGNRRQQRQQVGLRDALRGQRNDGRSGLSAVALRRNIFIQGKEDWPQATSGGLGMEVEEKRADGTTLYRFVHNTAYQDVQSQFETCVASMDPQRMIMLLQHNPYHISTLLQVSEIAKQERDFTTAGDLLERALFSFGRAVHSTFTKNLADGKARLDFRRPENREFWLASWRYMQNLTMRATYRTVYEWTKMLLSLSPQDDPYALWLVLDQYALRSKEQIDYLNISRNAIFKAVHEGMPNVQLSQALAECKAGNKGKGQQLLFSVVGRYPWFVARLMHELNVDAPPAVWGKEAASEKEKLYAELYATRAKDLWNTPENIDLLLETASAVPVGTPAAPTDSSEIETNVARHVLLSDTPALIALIPREYTNQVESSADPLPPHDSITSYHLERRAPQLSQSGRGQQQVLAALQQALARASQRDPQHDEIQAVSRFFRDLFPWYNQRYPGAAGEDAEIEEPPATAAEMMTQVREAGRENAFEDHARRFIALRGGVQPELDIERVHRLLVESAPLEPRTEPAGLNLQQLETLLRNEGLGQFDQQDGNLEQLAAALDNVQNEGVETDDEDDFGMPGGFR, encoded by the coding sequence ATGTCTTCCCGCGCTCTGCGCAAGTTGCAgcgcgagaaggaggagcaagaGACGCTAAAGCGGCTGGAGCAGGAAGCCAAAGCCCTCGAGGAGGAAAAACAATCGGAAGATGACGAGCCACTTCCTGCGGCTAAAAAGAGCGCATTTGAGCTgctgcaagagcaagaagaagcaaacgaggacgaggatgaagaggaagatgatggcTCAGCTGAAGAACCAGAATCAATAGCGACAGCGCCTGTCCAAACTGCGCCAAAATCGACAGCGAacaaaaagaagaagcgcaagaagaagggcaagaaagcGGCAGACGAGAGGACGAATGGACATACAGAGTCTAACCAGGCATCTGATTTGGATGATATTGATGCAGCGTTGAAGGAGCTGTCTACAAAGGGAAACTCGTCCCAGCATctcactgctgctggagtcgaTCCTGCTCTGGACGAAGCGAATCGACTTCTTGCGATCGATAGCGCCCACTTGCATGCTTCGAACGAGATGCGCAGACTGTTTGGACGTGCCGCTCTAGAAGGCGACCGAGAGGATGCCGGGCCTCCACGGGCGGCAATGGGTGGCAATCGGAGACAGCAACGACAACAGGTTGGCTTGAGAGATGCGCTTCGAGGGCAGCGGAACGATGGGAGATCCGGCCTGTCTGCTGTGGCGTTACGCAGGAACATTTTCATTCAAGGCAAGGAAGACTGGCCGCAGGCTACCAGCGGTGGTCTGGgcatggaggtggaggagaagcgtgCGGATGGCACAACACTGTACCGATTTGTGCACAATACGGCCTATCAGGACGTGCAGTCGCAGTTTGAGACATGCGTGGCATCCATGGATCCGCAGCGCATGATCATGCTCCTTCAACACAATCCATACCACATCTCAACACTCCTGCAAGTCTCGGAGATTGCGAAACAAGAGCGCGACTTCACGACAGCGGGAGACCTGCTTGAGCGAGCTCTGTTCTCTTTTGGAAGAGCCGTACACAGCACCTTCACGAAGAATCTGGCTGATGGGAAAGCTCGCCTCGATTTCCGACGTCCAGAGAACAGAGAATTCTGGCTGGCCAGCTGGCGCTACATGCAAAATCTCACCATGCGGGCTACATACCGAACAGTCTATGAGTGGACGAAGATGCTGCTGTCTCTTTCTCCACAAGACGACCCCTACGCACTCTGGCTTGTACTCGATCAGTACGCACTCCGCTCCAAAGAGCAAATCGACTATCTCAACATCAGCCGCAATGCGATTTTCAAAGCTGTGCACGAAGGAATGCCGAATGTGCAGCTGAGCCAGGCGCTTGCAGAATGTAAAGCTGGAAACAAGGGGAAAGGTCAGCAACTGTTGTTCTCAGTTGTCGGTCGCTATCCGTGGTTCGTTGCACGCTTGATGCATGAACTCAATGTCGATGCGCCGCCTGCCGTATGGGGCAAGGAGGCAGCATCAGAAAAGGAGAAGCTCTATGCAGAACTGTACGCCACCCGAGCCAAGGACCTGTGGAACACGCCCGAAAATATCGACCTCCTCTTGGAAACAGCCAGTGCTGTGCCTGTAGGTACGCCAGCGGCACCGACAGACTCGTCCGAGATCGAAACAAACGTTGCCAGACACGTATTGCTCTCGGACACGCCAGCGCTTATCGCGCTCATCCCCCGCGAGTACACAAATCAAGTAGAAAGCTCGGCTGACCCACTCCCTCCTCACGACTCTATTACATCATATCATCTCGAACGAAGAGCTCCACAGCTGTCGCAATCTGGCCGTGGTCAGCAGCAGGTTCTGGCGGCCCTTCAGCAAGCACTGGCGCGTGCCTCGCAGAGGGATCCCCAGCACGATGAAATTCAGGCAGTCTCTCGCTTTTTCCGGGACCTCTTCCCGTGGTACAATCAACGATATCCCGGAGCTGCAGGCGAGGACGCTGAGATCGAAGAGCCTCCCGCAACCGCTGCGGAGATGATGACACAAGTTCGCGAGGCAGGACGAGAGAACGCCTTCGAGGATCATGCTAGACGCTTCATCGCACTACGAGGAGGTGTACAGCCAGAGCTGGATATCGAGCGAGTCCATCGTTTGCTCGTTGAGAGCGCTCCACTGGAACCACGCACGGAGCCGGCAGGGCTGAATCTTCAGCAACTTGAGACATTGCTGAGGAATGAAGGCCTCGGACAATTTGACCAGCAAGACGGCAATTTGGAGcagctcgctgctgctctggaCAATGTACAGAACGAAGGCGTCGAAaccgatgatgaagacgactTTGGTATGCCGGGTGGGTTTCGATGA